The sequence below is a genomic window from Methylotuvimicrobium sp. KM2.
CTCCATGTTTTGCCTTTTATTATGAAACGCCTTACATCAATTATTGGGATGCTTTTCGCTTTGGTAGGCTTCACCACGCCTGTTTATGCATGGGGGCCCGCCATACATGCCTACATAGGCGGAAGGTTGGGCGAAAAGGGTATTCTGGGGGTCAATGTGGTGTATGGTCAGATGGCGGGTGATGTCTTCAATTTAATGTATGACACACCCATAGAGCACATGCGACATCTTTATCACGTCACTCATGGATTGACCGAACAGGGTCTTGACACGGTTTTGCCGGTGCTCGACCTAGCCGAAACCAAACGAGAAAAAGCTGTTGCATTGGGTTTTGTGACTCATAACAACGTTAATGGCGCAGATGTTTTTGCTCATGGCAATCCTTATAACGATCCGGAGCGCTATGTTATCGCTAAAGCGCTTCAGTTGAATGAAGTCTTGGCGCCTAGGTTAGCGCTTTTGGGGGGTGGGATTGCCGATGAAGTGTTGCTTGAGGTTTCGCATGTTTTTGTGGAATTCGGCGCCGATTTATTGATTCGTCAATACGACCGTGCGATCGGGGGGCGGATGATTATAGCCGCTATTAGCCGGCATAGAGGGTTTCCGGATTTGTTGGTCAAGGCATATGCCGAAAATTTTGCCGATATGTTTGGCATTACGCATAATGAAGCGGCTTCGATTATTATTACCGAGGAAGCTAAATTTCGAAAATTGGCAATTAGGTACGGCATGATAATGCAGTACAGCAATCGTCGTAAGGCTCAAACGGAATTAGCAGGGTTGTTGGCTGAAATTGCTCCGCGCTTGATGGAAGGTTACGGATTAGACGTTCCTTCTGCCATGTTGTTGCCGATTATACAGTTTGGCATTGGGGAGGCTATTGAATTGTGTAAGGATGATTTGTTCCCTGAGGTCGAAAATACCATCGAGGCGATCAAGGCGATCGATTGGCATAACAGGTAATGGACATCAGGCAGCGTTTTACTCGCTTTCGCAAAAAAGACAGCGTTATCGGCAAAACTTAGGGCGGGGCAGGTTAGTTACTCCCTTTTGATCAAAAAACCGTCTAAGAATAAAAGGCATGTGGTGTGTCTATCGAGGACCGCCGTAAACCCATCCATGGGGGCTTGACGGCAGCTCCCTGCTGCCGACATCCTCGCTAGCCACACCCCATACCTTTATAAAGTTAGCTAATTTTTGAGTATAAAGGGAGTAATCCGTCCCGAACGTTTTGACTAGCTTTGGCCGCTGTCGAAACGTTTAGGACTGGGTTGCAAGCGACATCCTGCTAAGGATTTCGCTAAAAATAACTTTCTGGAGTGATGAGCTTTGTTGAGGATTCGGTAACTCGCCTGGCAGGACGCCGTGAACCCAGCACCTAAATCCAGCACCTAAATTCTATAGGTGTTTGGCAATGATTCAAAATCATGGCTTATTTAGGTGCTGGATGAATTATGCAAGATAGTTACCATAGCCAAAAAGCTATGGAATTTAGGTGCTGGGTGAATACGTCCTTGTAGGCTTGACGGCGGCTTTCCCTGCCGCCGACACCTGCCAATCGAGTTACCGAACCAACTAAAATAGGGAAGTTATTTATGCCCAAATTCTAAGCTCATTGCTCTCGGACGTTATTTTTCGCGAAATCCTTAGGACAAAATATATGAAATTCGCCATTCAAATCAATAGTGGCCCCACTGAATCAAGCGGCGCCTATTATGCTTACCGATTCGTTTGCTCAGTATTGGCCGAAGGGCACTCGGTATTTCGCATATTCTTTTATCAGGAAGGAATTTATCATGCCTTCAATTATGCAATGCCTCCAGCTGATGAGCTTAATTTTCCGAAACTGTGGAGTGCGTTGGCAAAACAATATGCAATCGATCTGGTAGTTTGCATTTCCGCTGCGCAAAGGCGTGGATTGCTTCATTCCGACGAAGCTAGTCAAGTCGGTAAACAGGATGATGATTTAGCTGGCGGTTTTCGGATTTCCGGTTTAGGGCAATGGGTCGAAGCTACCCTCGAAGCCGACCGTTGCATCGTATTCGGGTAGTTTATGCATAAGAAATTTCTGTTTGTCTTGCGTAAACCTCCTTTCACTGGTGTTTCGATGCAGGAGACATTGGATAGCGTATTGACGATCGCGGCATTCGATCAGTCGGTTAGTCTGTTGTTGCTGGACGACGGTGTATTTCAACTGAAGAAAAATCAGCAGCCGGAGCGTTTCGGCATGAAGGATACCGCGGCAGTATTTGGTGCGTTGGAGATTTACGATATTCACGACATCCGTACCGAAGTCGAGTCGTTGCAGGAGCGCGGCTTGAAGCCGGGGGATTTAAGTTTGCCGGTGCGGGAGATTTATCGCAAAGAAGTTGCCGCGTATATGAAGGAATTCGATGTGGTTTTTGCCGGCTAATTTTAGTATTCCAATGCAGGCAGAAATGCTCCAGCCGGATAGGTCGGGTTAGGCTAGGCCGTAACCCGACAATCGACGGACAAAATGTCGGGTTACGCTAGCACTAACCCGACCTACGCTACTATTTTCATCGGGTCGATTAAGTCAATTTTTTGTATTTGATCCTGTGCGGATTGTCGGCATCGGTGCCTAAACGGCGATGGCGGTCGGCTTCGTAGTCGGCGTAATTGCCTTCGAACCAGACCACTTGGCTGTCGCCTTCGAAGGCCAGCATGTGCGTCGCGATCCGGTCTAGGAACCACCTGTCATGCGAAATGACCACCGCGCAACCGGGGAAGGCCAGCAGCGCTTCTTCAAGTGCGCGCAGGGTTTCGACGTCGAGATCGTTAGTCGGTTCGTCGAGCAGCA
It includes:
- the tusD gene encoding sulfurtransferase complex subunit TusD; the protein is MKFAIQINSGPTESSGAYYAYRFVCSVLAEGHSVFRIFFYQEGIYHAFNYAMPPADELNFPKLWSALAKQYAIDLVVCISAAQRRGLLHSDEASQVGKQDDDLAGGFRISGLGQWVEATLEADRCIVFG
- the tusC gene encoding sulfurtransferase complex subunit TusC, giving the protein MHKKFLFVLRKPPFTGVSMQETLDSVLTIAAFDQSVSLLLLDDGVFQLKKNQQPERFGMKDTAAVFGALEIYDIHDIRTEVESLQERGLKPGDLSLPVREIYRKEVAAYMKEFDVVFAG